One genomic region from Candidatus Babeliales bacterium encodes:
- the pheT gene encoding phenylalanine--tRNA ligase subunit beta, with the protein MKISLNWIFDHIKGELSRIDVAQLVDTFIRTTAEIEGWKKVTVNVDELTLAEVVNINGDTVIVRSAEHKKEYILPKRTDALVGSYFLVFSAENNKRWATSVLFGGIKDMVLPAMYCPENLRAGGWKSTIELQDYVVEIDNKSINSRPDLWGHRGLAREIAAILNLQLRPLEEFVTQKDSIPYKNTAPADKNNPCAITIETPQICDRFATFYIPSVAGQASHLNMIVRLSRLDSRSIDFLVDATNYVMLDLGQPMHAFDADAFQTQQITIAYARDKEKLALLDGETIELTTQDLVITDGGTAISLAGVMGGATTGISQKTKSVLLEAAHFDPVIIRRTAARHKKRTEASMRFEKSLDPCHNTDALKRFLFLLDRAGITYTASEHIVSLGECPQQKIIVVGHAFIEARLGVIIKVERIIEILEKVSFGVVQSAENNAIVYAITVPSFRATKDVKIPEDIVEEVGRYIGYDTLPRVMPSLQLRPLDLHKTYITRAIKHFCSYGLQMRELYGYSFFDESVLRELAWQPTDAVAIKNPISENYIHLVTTLQPHLLKAVGENSIAHVQLRFYEWGRVWHMSGDAIVEQKSLSGIFFTQPSSLAIDFYAGKEMLMRMFDELHMEISWQPNDGTDFSWMMPHQTAILKHNGVRIGIAGMVESSVVNAISAAGGSAFMFEVNADYLLDYRKPVVRFNPLSKYPSVRRDVSMLISAAITADVLTDVIKSVDKRIELVTLIDFFTKPEWKDQKAMTFHVEMCDKEKTLTSDEVEGMWSRVIAQLQLQGAVIR; encoded by the coding sequence ATGAAAATATCATTGAACTGGATTTTTGATCACATTAAAGGTGAATTGTCTCGTATAGATGTAGCGCAGCTCGTTGATACATTTATAAGAACAACAGCAGAAATTGAAGGTTGGAAAAAGGTTACGGTTAATGTTGATGAGCTTACGTTAGCAGAGGTTGTCAATATCAATGGTGATACCGTGATCGTGCGTTCGGCAGAACACAAAAAAGAATATATTTTGCCAAAAAGAACCGATGCTCTTGTTGGTTCATATTTTTTGGTTTTCAGTGCTGAAAACAATAAACGTTGGGCAACTTCAGTGCTGTTTGGTGGAATTAAAGATATGGTGTTGCCCGCTATGTATTGCCCAGAAAACCTGCGCGCTGGTGGATGGAAGTCAACAATCGAATTACAAGATTATGTTGTAGAAATTGATAATAAATCTATTAATAGTCGACCTGATTTATGGGGACATCGTGGTTTAGCGCGTGAGATTGCTGCAATTTTAAACTTACAATTACGACCGTTGGAAGAATTCGTTACACAAAAAGATAGTATTCCATACAAAAATACAGCTCCTGCTGACAAAAATAATCCATGTGCTATCACGATAGAAACGCCTCAGATATGTGACCGATTTGCCACATTCTATATTCCATCTGTTGCGGGGCAAGCATCACATCTGAATATGATTGTGCGATTAAGTCGTCTTGATAGTAGATCTATAGATTTTCTTGTTGATGCTACTAATTACGTGATGCTTGATTTAGGCCAACCGATGCATGCGTTTGATGCGGATGCTTTTCAAACACAGCAGATCACAATTGCTTATGCGCGTGATAAAGAAAAATTAGCGTTATTAGATGGTGAAACGATTGAATTAACAACACAAGATCTTGTTATTACCGATGGCGGTACAGCAATTTCTCTTGCGGGTGTTATGGGTGGAGCAACAACGGGAATTTCTCAAAAAACTAAATCAGTTTTATTGGAAGCAGCACATTTTGATCCGGTCATTATTAGACGTACTGCAGCACGTCATAAAAAAAGAACTGAAGCATCTATGCGTTTTGAAAAAAGTTTGGACCCTTGTCATAATACAGATGCACTCAAGCGGTTTTTATTTTTACTTGACCGTGCAGGAATCACGTATACTGCAAGTGAACACATTGTGTCTTTAGGTGAATGTCCACAGCAAAAAATTATTGTAGTAGGGCATGCATTTATTGAAGCGCGTTTGGGTGTTATTATTAAGGTTGAGCGTATAATTGAGATCTTAGAAAAAGTTTCTTTTGGTGTGGTACAATCTGCCGAAAATAATGCAATTGTCTATGCCATCACTGTACCGTCTTTTAGAGCCACCAAAGATGTTAAAATTCCCGAAGATATTGTAGAAGAAGTTGGTCGTTACATTGGTTATGATACATTACCACGCGTAATGCCTTCATTGCAATTGCGTCCGTTAGATTTACACAAAACCTATATCACTCGTGCAATAAAACATTTTTGTAGTTATGGATTACAAATGCGAGAATTGTATGGGTATTCTTTTTTTGACGAATCAGTATTACGTGAGCTTGCGTGGCAGCCAACTGACGCTGTTGCAATAAAAAATCCTATTTCTGAAAATTATATACATTTGGTTACTACACTGCAGCCACATCTTCTTAAAGCTGTTGGTGAAAATAGTATTGCTCACGTGCAATTGCGTTTTTATGAATGGGGCCGTGTGTGGCATATGAGTGGTGATGCTATTGTTGAACAAAAATCACTCAGTGGAATATTTTTTACCCAACCTTCTTCCTTGGCTATTGATTTTTATGCAGGCAAAGAAATGCTCATGCGTATGTTTGATGAATTGCACATGGAAATTTCATGGCAACCGAATGATGGTACCGATTTTTCATGGATGATGCCACATCAAACAGCAATCCTTAAGCACAACGGTGTACGCATTGGTATTGCGGGTATGGTTGAAAGTTCGGTGGTTAATGCAATTTCTGCTGCGGGAGGTTCGGCGTTTATGTTTGAAGTGAATGCTGACTATCTGCTTGATTATCGCAAACCAGTTGTTCGATTTAATCCATTATCAAAATATCCATCAGTGCGACGTGATGTGAGTATGTTAATTTCTGCTGCGATAACTGCCGATGTGTTAACAGATGTTATTAAATCGGTTGATAAACGCATTGAATTAGTAACATTGATTGATTTTTTCACTAAACCTGAATGGAAAGATCAAAAAGCAATGACGTTCCATGTTGAGATGTGTGATAAAGAAAAAACATTGACGTCAGATGAAGTTGAAGGAATGTGGAGTCGTGTTATTGCTCAATTGCAGCTGCAAGGAGCGGTTATTAGGTAA